One Paracoccus sp. TOH DNA segment encodes these proteins:
- a CDS encoding SIMPL domain-containing protein translates to MPQFRPLLTAATLIVLGASPLLAQAPAPDTPPAPPMGHHVMKHHGPVAKLTVTGQGQAWAQPDMATITLGVSTRAATAAEAMTQNAEQQAKVIETLKAEGIEARDIQTSGLNLSPVMDYQDGQPPKLTGYGAQNSVTVRVRDIAGLGAVLDKLVASGANEISGIAFSREDMAEAEDKARSEAVADARRRAEVTAEAAGMRLGRLISLSEEQSGGGPRPMMAMRAEAAGAADTPIEAGELAVNASVTAVFAMRPVDGPEGGAATAPEDAGEAGEAPAN, encoded by the coding sequence ATGCCCCAATTTCGACCCCTGCTGACCGCGGCCACGCTGATCGTGCTGGGCGCCAGCCCGCTGCTGGCCCAGGCCCCTGCCCCGGACACCCCGCCCGCGCCGCCCATGGGACATCACGTCATGAAGCATCACGGCCCCGTCGCCAAACTGACCGTCACCGGCCAGGGCCAGGCCTGGGCCCAGCCCGACATGGCGACGATCACCCTGGGCGTCAGCACCCGCGCCGCCACCGCCGCCGAGGCGATGACGCAGAACGCCGAACAGCAGGCCAAGGTCATCGAGACCCTGAAGGCCGAGGGCATCGAGGCGCGCGACATCCAGACCTCGGGGCTGAACCTGTCGCCGGTGATGGATTATCAGGACGGCCAGCCGCCGAAACTGACCGGCTACGGCGCGCAGAACAGCGTCACCGTGCGGGTGCGCGACATCGCGGGCCTCGGCGCGGTGCTGGACAAGCTGGTCGCCTCGGGCGCCAACGAGATCAGCGGCATCGCGTTTTCGCGCGAGGACATGGCCGAGGCCGAGGACAAGGCCCGCAGCGAGGCGGTGGCCGATGCGCGTCGCCGCGCCGAGGTGACGGCCGAGGCGGCGGGGATGCGGCTCGGCCGGCTGATCTCGCTTTCCGAGGAGCAGAGCGGCGGCGGGCCGCGGCCGATGATGGCGATGCGCGCCGAGGCGGCCGGCGCCGCCGACACGCCGATCGAAGCGGGCGAACTGGCCGTCAACGCCTCGGTCACCGCCGTCTTCGCCATGCGGCCGGTTGACGGGCCGGAAGGCGGCGCGGCGACGGCGCCCGAGGACGCCGGCGAGGCCGGGGAAGCCCCGGCGAACTGA